The Fusarium graminearum PH-1 chromosome 2, whole genome shotgun sequence genome includes a region encoding these proteins:
- a CDS encoding endoglucanase type C precursor encodes MKFSPLLLSTLLANTVVAQTPDKTQEKHPKIETYRCTKAKGCKKATNYIVADAELHGISQANGQSCGNWGEAANSTACPDEATCAKNCKLFGMNEAAYKAKGISTSGNALRLEMLRNGQSVSPRVYLLEENKNKYEMLKLTGAEFSFDVETQKLPCGMNGALYLSEMPADGGKSTSKYSKVGAAQGGGYCDAQCYVTPFINGVGNIKGKGVCCNEMDIWEANSRATHIAPHPCSVPGLYGCTGAECQKDGICDKAGCGWNHNRNGVPDFYGRGKNFKVDTTRKFTVVSSFPADKSGKLTEMHRHYIQDGKVIKSAVVTLPGPPKVTGNIITDNYCKASHADDYIRLGGTEEMGDAMTRGMVLAMSVWWSEGDSMEWLDGQGAGAGPCTKEEGLPKNIVKVEPNPEVTFSNIRIGEIGSTHAVKMPRVYGAHRL; translated from the exons atgaagttctctcctcttctcctctcaactcttctcgccaacacGGTCGTGGCCCAGACTCCTGACAAGACCCAGGAGAAACACCCCAAGATCGAAACATACCGATGCACAAAGGCAAAGGGCTGCAAGAAGGCGACAAACTACATCGTCGCCGACGCAGAGCTTCACGGCATCAGCCAGGCCAACGGCCAGAGCTGCGGTAACTGGGGTGAAGCCGCCAACTCCACTGCTTGCCCCGACGAGGCAACATGTGCCAAGAACTGCAAGCTCTTTGGCATGAACGAGGCTGCGTACAAGGCCAAGGGTATCAGCACCTCTGGTAACGCTCTCCGTCTGGAGATGCTGCGCAACGGCCAGTCTGTTTCTCCCCGTGTTTACCTCCtcgaggagaacaagaacaagtatgagatgctcaagcttACCGGTGCTGAGTTCTCTTTCGATGTTGAGACTCAGAAGCTTCCTTGTGGTATGAACGGTGCTCTGTATCTTTCTGAGATGCCTGCCGATGGTGGAAAGAGCACGAGCAAGTACAGCAAGGTCGGTGCTGCTCAGGGTGGCGGATACTGTGATGCTCAGTGCTATGTCACACCTTTCATCAACGGAGTG GGTAacatcaagggcaagggtgtCTGCTGTAACGAGATGGATATCTGGGAGGCCAACTCTCGCGCCACCCACATTGCTCCTCACCCCTGCAGTGTCCCCGGCCTTTACGGCTGCACAGGTGCCGAATGCCAGAAGGATGGTATCTGTGACAAGGCTGGCTGCGGCTGGAACCATAACCGCAACGGCGTTCCTGATTTTTACGGACGCGGCAAGAACTTCAAGGTCGACACGACCCGCAAGTTCACAGTTGTCTCGTCATTCCCCGCCGACAAGAGTGGCAAGCTCACAGAGATGCACCGCCACTACATCCAGGACGGCAAGGTGATCAAGAGCGCCGTCGTCACCCTCCCCGGACCCCCCAAGGTTACCGGTAACATCATCACCGACAACTACTGCAAGGCCTCGCACGCAGACGACTACATCCGTCTCGGCGGCACAGAGGAGATGGGCGATGCCATGACCCGTGGTATGGTTCTCGCCATGAGTGTCTGGTGGAGCGAGGGCGACTCCATGGAGTGGCTCGACGGACAGGGTGCTGGCGCTGGACCCTGcaccaaggaggagggccTCCCTAAGAACATTGTCAAGGTCGAGCCCAACCCTGAGGTTACGTTTAGCAACATCCGCATTGGCGAGATCGGGTCGACACACGCGGTGAAGATGCCTCGCGTGTATGGCGCTCACCGCCTGTAA